The following are from one region of the Candidatus Hydrogenedentota bacterium genome:
- a CDS encoding Dabb family protein has protein sequence MFVHSVYFWLKNSLSDEEVRTFREGLHSLEGIEVSRATYVGVPANTDRPVIDRSYSFALTVLFDDLAGHDAYQVHPVHKAFVQTYAGYWDRVVIYDAE, from the coding sequence ATGTTTGTTCATTCCGTTTACTTTTGGCTCAAGAACTCACTGTCGGACGAAGAGGTTCGTACGTTTCGCGAGGGCCTTCATTCGCTTGAAGGCATAGAAGTGAGTCGTGCGACTTACGTTGGGGTTCCCGCGAACACAGACCGGCCTGTTATCGATCGTTCCTATTCGTTCGCGCTCACCGTTCTATTCGACGACTTAGCCGGACATGACGCCTACCAGGTTCATCCAGTGCACAAGGCGTTCGTGCAGACGTACGCAGGCTATTGGGACCGAGTGGTGATATACGACGCCGAGTAG
- a CDS encoding DinB family protein, with the protein MDNPKIEIYRSQLAFCRTETVRVAEDVKPELRLVQLREGKAHPMWLIGHLTNTINTVVIQWMLGKNSLVPRGFSRKFAPDFAGGSPITNQASDYPAWEEVLGLYKQIMDCALENLAELNDSDLELPLKGEMPEGLRSFFSSNGRTLAIMASHDSYHRGQIGLLSHL; encoded by the coding sequence ATGGACAACCCAAAGATCGAGATCTACCGAAGTCAACTCGCCTTCTGCCGCACCGAAACGGTACGCGTCGCGGAAGACGTCAAGCCCGAACTGCGGCTGGTTCAGTTACGGGAAGGGAAAGCCCATCCAATGTGGCTCATCGGACACCTTACCAACACGATCAACACGGTGGTCATTCAATGGATGTTGGGCAAAAATAGCCTGGTCCCAAGAGGATTCAGCCGCAAGTTCGCCCCCGATTTTGCCGGAGGCTCACCAATCACGAACCAAGCCAGCGACTATCCAGCGTGGGAAGAGGTGCTCGGGCTATACAAACAGATTATGGACTGCGCCCTCGAAAACCTCGCCGAACTAAATGACAGCGATCTTGAACTACCGCTAAAGGGCGAAATGCCGGAAGGCCTTCGGTCGTTCTTCTCCTCGAACGGACGCACTCTGGCCATTATGGCGAGTCACGATTCGTACCACCGCGGCCAAATTGGACTGCTCTCGCACCTATAG
- a CDS encoding exopolysaccharide biosynthesis protein produces MRVRVSTLSSDLQTLVEKTNGRELLLGDILDMFPQRGHALLIVLLSFPLTLPISIPFIAGPFGLVLAFVGLYLFLGRTPWLPRALREKPVSHRLIEHSATRLLGLFRLIEHLLRPRFPALSTGGVAVRCHAVYVSMLALLLALPVPLPVPFSNTVVAIPIFLCGLGLLEEDGVIVVLGYLAVIPCVVYYGAVVWLGQEGVTRLLAYLHLVASN; encoded by the coding sequence TTGCGTGTACGTGTAAGCACTCTCTCCAGCGATCTACAGACCCTCGTTGAAAAGACCAATGGCCGTGAACTTCTGCTTGGGGATATCTTGGACATGTTTCCGCAGAGAGGGCATGCCTTGCTGATCGTGCTTTTGAGTTTTCCGCTGACGTTGCCCATCAGCATTCCGTTCATTGCGGGTCCTTTTGGATTAGTGCTTGCCTTTGTCGGGCTGTACCTGTTTTTGGGCCGGACACCCTGGCTTCCTCGCGCCTTGCGCGAGAAGCCCGTTTCTCACCGCTTGATTGAACACAGCGCCACGCGCCTGTTGGGGCTGTTCCGCCTTATCGAGCATCTGCTGCGACCTAGATTTCCTGCGCTTAGCACGGGTGGTGTCGCCGTGCGGTGCCATGCCGTCTACGTTTCCATGCTGGCGTTGCTGCTCGCGTTACCAGTGCCCTTGCCAGTGCCGTTCAGCAACACGGTCGTAGCCATCCCTATCTTCCTATGCGGCCTGGGGCTGCTGGAAGAAGACGGCGTGATCGTCGTTCTTGGCTATTTAGCCGTGATTCCTTGCGTCGTCTATTACGGAGCCGTTGTCTGGCTTGGGCAGGAGGGCGTTACGCGCCTCCTGGCATATCTGCATTTGGTTGCTTCGAACTAA